The genomic DNA AACAGCTGGTGCGTGACGCGGCGGCCAAGGGCGCTCAGGTGATCCTGTTGCAGGAGCTGTTCGCCACGCCGTATTTCTGCATCGAGCAGCACCACAAGCATCTGGCCCTGGCCGAAGAATATTCGCGCAGCCAGGTCCTCAAGCGCTTTGCCGCACTGGCTCGGGAATTGGGTGTAGTACTGCCGCTGAGCTGGTTCGAACAAGCCGGCAACGCCTTTTTCAATTCCCTGAGCGTGGCCGACGCCGACGGGCAACTGTTGGGCGTGTACCGCAAGACCCATATCCCGAATGCCATCGGCTACCAGGAGAAGGAATATTTCAGCCCCGGCGACACGGGTTTCCGGGTCTGGGACACGGCATTCGGCCGCCTCGGCATCGGCATCTGCTGGGACCAATGGTTTCCCGAGACTGCGCGCTGCCTGGCCCTGCAAGGCGCCGAAGTGCTGCTGTTTCCCACCGCCATTGGCTCGGAGCCCGGCTGCGCCACACTGGATTCGCGCGACCATTGGCAGATGACCATGCGCGGCCACGCGGCGGCAAACCTGGTGCCGGTGGTGGCGGCCAACCGCGTCGGGCGTGAAGTGGCAACCACCGATGCCGGGCTGCAAATGGACTTCTATGGCTCGTCGTTTATCTGCGACCACAAGGGTAAATTGCTCGCCGAAGCCGACCGCGACAGCACCGGCGTGCGGGTGCACAGCCTCGATCTGTCGGCCATGCGCGAAGAACGCCTGACGTGGGGCATCTTTCGCGATCGCCGCCCGCACCTGTACGGCGCACTGCTGACCCTGGATGGCCGCCCGTCATGAAAACATTGCTGAGCTGCACCCTGATGCTCGCGGCTGCCTGCGCGTCGGCGGACGACAAAACCCTGAAGCTCTACAACTGGGCCGATTACTTTGCCGCCGACACGCTGTCGAGGTTCACCGCCGAAACCGGCATCCAGGTGATTTACGACGTGATGGACGGCAGCGAAACCCTCGAAGCCAAGCTGATGGCGGGCGGCAGCGGTTACGACCTGATCTTCCCCGGTGACACCGTGGCCGAGCGCCTGATGCGTGCGGGGGCCTTGCAGCCGTTGGACCCGGCCAGGCTCACCGAAACCGACGATATCGAGCCCGGCTTGCAGAAGTTGCGCACCCACTACGTGCATTCGAACAAAGCCACGGTGCCCTACACCTGGGGCACCATCGGCCTGACCTACAACACCCAACAGGTCCAGCAGCGAATGCCGAACGCGCCGGTCAACAGCCTCGACCTGCTGTTCAAGCCGGAAAACGCCGCCAAATTCGCAGACTGCGGCATTTCGCTGATCGACTCGCCGGACGAAGTGCTCGCCGTGGTGCTCAACTACCTGGGCCGCGACCCGCGCAGCGCCAAGCGCGAGGACCTCGCCGCCGCCAGTGATTTGCTGCTCAAGCTGCGTCCTTACATCCGCAAGTTCCAGTCGCAGCCGGTGACCGACCTGGTCAACGGCAACCTGTGCCTGTCCCTCGGTTACAGCGGCGACATGACCCAGGCCCAACGCGCTGCCGACGCGGCTGGCAAGGCCGTGACCTTCGGCTATCACATCCCCCGCGAAGGCACCACGGTGTGGATGGACACGATGGCCATTCCGGTCGACGCGCAACACCCGGAGTACGCCTACGCGTTTATCAACTTCGTGATGCGCCCGCAGAACATGGCGGCCATCAGCAATTTCACCGGTTACCCCACGGCCAACGCCAAGGCCCGGCCGGAGGTGGAGGCGAGCATGCGCGACAACCCCGACATCTACCCGGACGCGGCGACCTTTGATCGGCTGATCCCCGGCAAGGACATTTCCCAGGCCGATATGCGCGCGCGAATGCGTGTGTGGACTAAATTCAAGACAGCGACCGTCAAATGAAGCTTCCTGTAGAGAGCGTGCTTTTTGTGGCGAGCAAGCTCGCTCGCCACAAAAAAGCTTGCTCACCTTAATCAACGCCTTTCAACCCAACACCGCACTCCCGAGACTGACATGCCTACTCGCCGCACTTTCATCAAACAAGCCAGCGTGGTCTGCGCCATGACCCTGATCAACACCCACGTACGCGCCGCTGTTGGCGGGCGGTTCTACATGCCCGACGAAGGCGAAAAACACCGCCAGGCGTTTATCGCCTTTGGCGCCCAGGACGCGATCTGGGAAGACTTCACCGCCGACGTGCAGGCCGCCCTCGGTCGCATCGCCCGTGCCATTGCAGCCTATGAACCGGTCACCGTGTTCTGCCGCGAAGACGAGCGCGCACTGGCCGAGCAGCACTGCGGCACCCGCAACATCACCTTTGTGGAAACCGAGCTGGATGACATCTGGATGCGCGACACCGGCGCCAATTTCGTCATTGATGGCACGGGCGGCATCGGCGCGGTGGACTTCAACTTCAACGGCTGGGGCAACAAACAGCAGCACGACGAGGACGCTCAACTGGCCGGCCTGGTTGCCGAAGAGACCGGCGCCAAACACATCCGCAGCGAGCTGGTGGGCGAGGGCGGTGGCATCGAAGTGGACGGCCTGGGCACCGGCATCATGACCGAGAGCAGCTGGATCAACCGCAACCGCAACCCCGACTGGAGCAAGGCTGATGTCGAAGCCGAGCTGAAAGAGCGCCTGGGCCTGCGCAAAATCATCTGGCTGCCCGGCATCAAGGGCAAGGACATCACCGACGCCCACGTCGATTTTTACGCGCGCTTCGTCTCGCCCGGCGTGGTGCTCGCCAACCTCGATACCGACCCCGAGTCTTACGACCACAAAGTCACCCTGGCGCACCTGGAAATTCTCAAGAACGCCACCGATGCCGACGGCCGCCCATTGCAGGTGCATACCGTGTCGCCACCGCTGAACCCGCGCAAAAGCAAGTTCAGCAAAGGCAACGACGATTTTGCCGCGGGTTACATCAACTATTTCGTGATCAACGGCGCGGTGATTGCGCCGGAGTTCGGTGATGCGACGGCGGACCGCAAGGCGCTGGACCTGCTGACCCGACTCTATCCGAACCGCAAAGTGGTGCAGCTCAACATCGACGCCATTGCGGCGGGCGGTGGCGGTATTCACTGCGTGACCAATCACCAGCCAGTGGCTTAGTCGTTTTTGGCCAGTAACTGACGGGCGAAGTCGTCGGAGGCGATAAAGTCCAGGGTCTGGCGCAATTGCGCCGCCGCTTCCCGGCCGAACGCCT from Pseudomonas tolaasii NCPPB 2192 includes the following:
- the aguB gene encoding N-carbamoylputrescine amidase, which gives rise to MTMLTIATTQMPCTWDLPGNLDRAEQLVRDAAAKGAQVILLQELFATPYFCIEQHHKHLALAEEYSRSQVLKRFAALARELGVVLPLSWFEQAGNAFFNSLSVADADGQLLGVYRKTHIPNAIGYQEKEYFSPGDTGFRVWDTAFGRLGIGICWDQWFPETARCLALQGAEVLLFPTAIGSEPGCATLDSRDHWQMTMRGHAAANLVPVVAANRVGREVATTDAGLQMDFYGSSFICDHKGKLLAEADRDSTGVRVHSLDLSAMREERLTWGIFRDRRPHLYGALLTLDGRPS
- a CDS encoding extracellular solute-binding protein produces the protein MKTLLSCTLMLAAACASADDKTLKLYNWADYFAADTLSRFTAETGIQVIYDVMDGSETLEAKLMAGGSGYDLIFPGDTVAERLMRAGALQPLDPARLTETDDIEPGLQKLRTHYVHSNKATVPYTWGTIGLTYNTQQVQQRMPNAPVNSLDLLFKPENAAKFADCGISLIDSPDEVLAVVLNYLGRDPRSAKREDLAAASDLLLKLRPYIRKFQSQPVTDLVNGNLCLSLGYSGDMTQAQRAADAAGKAVTFGYHIPREGTTVWMDTMAIPVDAQHPEYAYAFINFVMRPQNMAAISNFTGYPTANAKARPEVEASMRDNPDIYPDAATFDRLIPGKDISQADMRARMRVWTKFKTATVK
- a CDS encoding agmatine deiminase family protein, giving the protein MPTRRTFIKQASVVCAMTLINTHVRAAVGGRFYMPDEGEKHRQAFIAFGAQDAIWEDFTADVQAALGRIARAIAAYEPVTVFCREDERALAEQHCGTRNITFVETELDDIWMRDTGANFVIDGTGGIGAVDFNFNGWGNKQQHDEDAQLAGLVAEETGAKHIRSELVGEGGGIEVDGLGTGIMTESSWINRNRNPDWSKADVEAELKERLGLRKIIWLPGIKGKDITDAHVDFYARFVSPGVVLANLDTDPESYDHKVTLAHLEILKNATDADGRPLQVHTVSPPLNPRKSKFSKGNDDFAAGYINYFVINGAVIAPEFGDATADRKALDLLTRLYPNRKVVQLNIDAIAAGGGGIHCVTNHQPVA